One window from the genome of Cryptomeria japonica chromosome 6, Sugi_1.0, whole genome shotgun sequence encodes:
- the LOC131039704 gene encoding sugar transport protein 14: MAGGMMISGGVKQGRAELYEGRITSYVVLACIVAATGGSLFGYDLGVSGGVTSMDDFLIKFFPKVYRRKKEHLHETDYCKYDNQLLTLFTSSLYFAGLVSTFAASHVTRKYGRRMSIIVGGSSFLLGGALNAGSQNIAMLIIGRLLLGIGIGFGNQAVPLYLSEMAPPKIRGATNNLFQLTTCLGIFVANVINFFTNKLHPWGWRLSLGLAIVPALLMTVGGIFLPETPNSLVEQGRLDEGRQILEKIRGTKNVQAEFDDLVEASEIARSVKHPFRNLLQRKNRPQLVMACCIPSCQQLTGNNSFLFYAPVIFQSLGMGNDASLYSAIMTGAVITLGAIVSICTVDRLGRRFLFMEAGTQMIICHVIISILLALKFGKGEEIPTGYGVGIVLLICLFTVAFGWSWGPLGWLVPSELFPLETRSAGQAVVVSVNLLFTAIIAQSFLALLCNLKYGIFLLFAGLVFLMSVFIFLLLPETKGIPIEEMRFEWEKHWYWKRIVKDDDDQAKDMESNNGVNKGF; encoded by the exons ATGGCAGGTGGGATGATGATTTCTGGAGGGGTTAAGCAAGGGAGAGCCGAATTATACGAAGGTCGTATTACTAGCTATGTTGTGCTTGCATGCATTGTAGCAGCTACTGGAGGCTCGCTGTTCGGCTATGATCTTGGAGTTTCAG GTGGAGTGACATCTATGGACGACTTCCTAATAAAATTCTTTCCTAAAGTATATCGTCGCAAGAAGGAACATCTCCATGAAACAGATTACTGCAAATACGATAACCAACTGCTGACATTGTTCACTTCGTCTCTATATTTTGCGGGTCTGGTTTCCACATTTGCAGCCTCCCATGTAACCAGAAAATATGGACGCAGAATGAGCATAATTGTTGGTGGCAGTAGCTTCCTCCTTGGTGGAGCTCTAAATGCGGGATCTCAAAATATTGCCATGCTCATTATTGGCCGCTTGCTTCTTGGCATTGGGATTGGCTTTGGTAATCAG GCAGTTCCACTGTACCTTTCAGAAATGGCCCCTCCAAAGATCAGGGGTGCAACAAACAATTTGTTCCAGTTGACAACCTGTCTAGGAATCTTTGTTGCAAACGTGATAAATTTTTTCACTAACAAGCTTCACCCATGGGGTTGGCGATTATCCTTAGGCTTAGCCATAGTTCCTGCACTTCTGATGACAGTGGGTGGTATTTTCCTTCCAGAAACCCCAAACAGCCTGGTGGAACAAGGTCGCCTTGATGAAGGCCGACAAATCCTTGAAAAAATCCGTGGCACAAAGAATGTACAGGcagaatttgatgatttggttgaAGCCAGTGAAATTGCCCGTTCAGTGAAACATCCCTTCAGAAATCTTTTGCAAAGGAAGAACAGACCACAACTTGTAATGGCCTGCTGCATTCCATCTTGCCAGCAATTGACAGGAAACAACTCATTTCTGTTTTACGCTCCTGTCATCTTCCAAAGTCTAGGGATGGGGAATGATGCTTCACTTTATTCTGCAATTATGACGGGGGCAGTTATTACACTTGGTGCTATTGTGTCAATTTGTACAGTTGATCGTTTGGGAAGGAGGTTTCTGTTCATGGAAGCTGGCACGCAAATGATTATATGCCAT GTTATAATCAGCATACTGCTGGCCCTGAAATTCGGCAAAGGAGAAGAGATACCGACCGGATATGGAGTGGGAATTGTTTTACTGATCTGCTTATTCACTGTAGCATTTGGGTGGTCGTGGGGCCCGCTAGGGTGGCTGGTTCCCAGTGAATTATTTCCATTGGAGACTCGCTCAGCAGGTCAAGCCGTGGTGGTCAGCGTGAATCTCTTGTTTACCGCCATTATTGCACAGTCGTTTCTGGCGCTCCTTTGCAACTTGAAATATGGCATTTTCCTCCTCTTTGCAGGCCTGGTGTTCCTCATGAGCGTTTTTATCTTTTTACTTCTTCCTGAAACAAAGGGCATTCCCATTGAAGAAATGAGGTTCGAATGGGAGAAGCACTGGTACTGGAAAAGAATTGTCAAGGATGATGATGACCAGGCTAAAGACATGGAAAGTAATAATGGGGTTAACAAGGGCTTTTAG